From Rhodospirillaceae bacterium, one genomic window encodes:
- a CDS encoding response regulator, whose amino-acid sequence MKDLKISTKIYMGFGCVLLVALLASVIGLMGLQNAEDTFSTYRKLARQTNADGRVQANMLTTRIFAKNFVIDANPENIAGVQKRAEQTLELIQENLKLVQGDSGRQILLIDLEENLKRYVNKFEEVTFLQKKRDELVSGTLNIVGPKIETNLTAIMTSALKDGDTAAAYQAGITLRSLLLGRLYANRFLIENNELSRARAIREFRDLEFNQLKLAAELENPARVKLSNEAKVSQEQYLQAFDQVHQIITKRNTIIQYELDRIGPDVARRIESLKLAIKHEQDVLGPEAEKALSRSFYVSVIVSILVITLGLIAATYIGRMITRPIRKLSETAAAMGSGDLNQDIDVDRKDEIGLLAQSFAAMRDSIIEKVVHLEQENAERQRAENALAETHNNLEKIVEERTEELGDAKDIAEKATKAKAEFLAAMSHEIRTPMNGIIGMVDLLVQTKLAEDQLTMMRTVKESAYGLLTIINDILDFSKMEAGKLGLEEVPVSIRDLVEGVAETLAPNAANKKLRINIHIDPQIPDALLGDPVRIRQILFNIAGNAVKFTDEGRVLIRAFCGKTQNKDNVAVRFEVIDTGIGMSEEGQKNLFDEFSQAETSTTRRFGGTGLGLTISARLIELMGGKIEVDSELGKGSTFIVTLNLPVAEEHKIKSDLLDLAGLKVLFVGDDAEERELDASYLRHSNADVTTFGDIEAGKSVLLDAADRGAPFDVVVLGSGWSIDARKKQITAIQSVKKLAQTRFVLLTVDRLQGDKEIPNTVFVGSDPLRRGPFIRAIAIAAGRASPNVTYDEKVFAVEIKEAPTIEEAEAAGTLILVAEDNLTNQDVIRRQLNVLGYAVEMFDDGKQALEASKSKHYAILLTDCHMPVMDGFELTGKIRQSEKDGDRRMPVIAITASTLEAEVSRCYEAGMDDFLPKPIEMPKLKTALQKWMPNSKPADGAQKGIKVVRKKRKDASVPKDGNGSVDPMALKSIFGDNETTFKEILNDFVEPATSNVGEIKAAFSKRSAQDLANAAHKLKSSARSVGANELADLCETLETAGSAENWDEIDEAAPRLPSTMEKVVEYIKNV is encoded by the coding sequence ATGAAGGATCTCAAAATCTCTACCAAGATTTACATGGGTTTTGGCTGTGTACTTCTGGTTGCGTTATTGGCTTCGGTTATTGGACTGATGGGCCTGCAGAATGCCGAAGACACCTTCAGCACCTACCGCAAACTCGCCCGACAGACAAACGCTGACGGTCGGGTCCAGGCCAACATGCTGACGACAAGAATATTTGCCAAAAATTTCGTTATCGACGCCAACCCTGAAAATATTGCCGGAGTCCAGAAACGAGCCGAACAAACACTGGAGCTCATTCAAGAAAACCTGAAACTTGTTCAGGGGGATTCGGGCCGCCAGATTTTGCTGATCGACCTGGAAGAAAACCTGAAGCGCTATGTCAATAAATTTGAAGAGGTGACCTTCCTGCAAAAGAAACGCGACGAGCTCGTTTCGGGGACGCTAAACATTGTTGGGCCCAAAATCGAAACAAACCTCACCGCCATCATGACAAGTGCCTTGAAGGATGGCGACACGGCGGCTGCCTATCAGGCCGGCATCACGTTGCGCAGCCTCCTGCTCGGGCGTTTATATGCGAACCGTTTCCTGATTGAAAACAACGAACTGTCAAGGGCCAGAGCCATTCGCGAATTTCGCGACCTTGAATTCAACCAACTTAAACTTGCAGCCGAACTTGAGAACCCCGCGAGGGTGAAGCTCTCCAATGAGGCAAAGGTCAGCCAAGAACAATACCTGCAAGCGTTCGATCAAGTTCATCAAATCATAACGAAGCGAAACACCATTATTCAATACGAACTCGATAGGATCGGCCCGGATGTCGCCAGACGCATCGAAAGCCTGAAACTGGCAATCAAGCACGAGCAGGATGTGCTGGGCCCAGAAGCAGAAAAGGCACTATCCAGGTCATTCTATGTATCTGTCATTGTTTCAATATTGGTCATCACCCTTGGTTTGATTGCCGCCACATATATTGGTCGTATGATCACACGCCCTATCAGGAAATTATCTGAGACGGCGGCTGCTATGGGCAGCGGCGATCTCAATCAGGATATCGATGTTGACCGTAAAGACGAGATCGGGTTATTGGCGCAATCTTTTGCAGCCATGCGTGATTCGATCATAGAAAAAGTTGTCCACCTCGAGCAGGAAAATGCAGAAAGACAGCGAGCAGAAAATGCATTGGCCGAAACGCATAACAATCTGGAAAAGATTGTTGAGGAACGGACGGAAGAATTGGGAGATGCCAAGGATATTGCTGAAAAGGCGACTAAGGCAAAAGCCGAGTTCCTGGCCGCCATGAGTCATGAAATCCGAACGCCTATGAACGGTATTATCGGCATGGTCGATCTGCTCGTCCAAACCAAACTTGCAGAGGACCAGCTCACGATGATGAGAACCGTCAAGGAATCCGCATACGGACTTCTGACAATCATCAACGACATCCTGGATTTCTCCAAGATGGAGGCCGGCAAGCTCGGTCTTGAAGAAGTGCCAGTTTCAATCCGTGATTTGGTCGAGGGAGTAGCCGAAACCCTTGCTCCAAATGCCGCCAATAAAAAACTTCGGATAAACATCCATATCGACCCTCAAATCCCCGATGCCCTGCTGGGGGATCCGGTTCGGATCAGGCAAATTCTGTTCAACATTGCAGGCAACGCTGTCAAATTCACCGATGAAGGCCGGGTCTTGATCCGCGCTTTCTGCGGAAAAACACAAAACAAGGACAACGTGGCAGTGCGGTTTGAAGTCATCGATACAGGGATCGGTATGTCCGAAGAGGGCCAGAAAAACCTGTTCGATGAATTCTCCCAGGCCGAGACATCGACGACTCGCCGCTTTGGTGGCACCGGGCTCGGGCTTACCATCAGCGCCCGTTTGATAGAGTTGATGGGGGGTAAAATCGAAGTTGATAGTGAGTTGGGGAAAGGCTCGACCTTTATCGTAACGCTCAATTTACCGGTCGCCGAAGAGCACAAGATCAAGAGTGATCTTCTCGATCTGGCGGGGCTGAAAGTCCTGTTCGTGGGTGACGATGCGGAGGAACGCGAACTCGACGCGAGCTATCTACGCCATTCCAACGCCGATGTAACAACCTTCGGGGATATTGAAGCCGGCAAGTCCGTGCTCCTCGACGCGGCGGACCGGGGCGCACCCTTCGATGTTGTCGTTTTAGGATCAGGTTGGTCTATCGATGCCCGCAAGAAACAGATTACGGCGATACAATCGGTGAAAAAACTCGCCCAAACCCGCTTCGTGTTGTTGACCGTGGACCGTCTCCAGGGCGACAAGGAAATCCCCAATACAGTCTTTGTCGGCTCAGACCCCTTACGGCGCGGTCCTTTTATACGCGCCATTGCCATCGCTGCGGGCCGCGCCAGCCCCAATGTCACCTATGACGAGAAGGTTTTTGCCGTTGAGATTAAAGAAGCGCCGACAATCGAGGAGGCGGAGGCCGCCGGGACGTTGATCCTGGTCGCCGAGGACAACCTTACCAACCAGGATGTCATCCGCCGCCAACTCAACGTACTGGGATATGCGGTCGAAATGTTCGATGACGGCAAACAGGCATTGGAGGCATCGAAATCCAAACACTACGCAATTTTGCTCACAGACTGCCACATGCCGGTGATGGATGGCTTTGAGTTGACGGGAAAAATCCGGCAATCCGAAAAGGATGGAGACAGGCGAATGCCCGTCATCGCCATCACGGCAAGCACATTGGAGGCGGAAGTGTCTCGATGTTACGAAGCCGGCATGGACGATTTCCTGCCGAAACCGATAGAGATGCCGAAACTTAAAACAGCATTGCAGAAATGGATGCCAAATTCCAAACCCGCCGACGGTGCGCAGAAAGGAATAAAAGTGGTCCGCAAGAAGCGCAAAGATGCTTCAGTCCCCAAGGACGGGAATGGTTCCGTCGATCCAATGGCCTTGAAAAGCATCTTCGGTGACAACGAGACAACCTTTAAGGAAATCCTCAATGATTTCGTTGAGCCGGCGACATCCAACGTCGGTGAAATTAAGGCCGCATTCTCCAAACGCTCAGCACAAGATTTGGCGAATGCTGCGCATAAACTAAAATCGTCAGCACGTAGCGTCGGCGCAAACGAGCTGGCGGATCTTTGCGAAACCCTCGAAACGGCCGGAAGTGCTGAAAA
- a CDS encoding response regulator encodes MASKNADKVLFINVDGDILDIFIKGLQGEASISFTSEGSKALEMVRLNKPDLILLDVMTSDMSGFEACRVLKTDPVSQHIPVVFLTKNSDRENISKGLKLGATDYITEPLVPDVIIAKVRNFLEQITASRASERPKESSSSEAEQTLDQRPQGEARPDSFPKPAKKAQRVPLAKFLIIALFIVATAGGGYALFLNAPVNVLNRFETLYSWVIGLDYRTELAKLLPLPLEPVIEEDMAEEDLAEEDEQTPVQPQSNETVGLPVATRVTPPTPAPSTDSCGDIPKIPWWGNASHESIITYVNNKNNGDWDVYIAKWERQLLKLRDIHSRGGTGITPILGSRLHGPALAEYISQFEKRLDVARCLARALQ; translated from the coding sequence AAAACGCAGACAAAGTTCTTTTCATTAACGTGGACGGCGACATCCTCGATATCTTCATCAAGGGTCTCCAGGGCGAAGCCAGTATCTCTTTCACGTCGGAAGGCTCCAAGGCTCTGGAAATGGTCAGGTTGAACAAACCAGATCTGATTTTACTCGATGTAATGACGTCCGACATGAGTGGTTTCGAAGCCTGTCGGGTCCTGAAAACAGATCCGGTGAGCCAGCATATTCCAGTTGTATTTCTGACCAAAAATAGTGACAGAGAAAATATCTCCAAGGGTCTGAAGCTGGGGGCGACGGATTACATCACCGAGCCGTTAGTTCCGGATGTTATCATTGCCAAGGTTCGGAACTTCCTCGAGCAGATTACCGCTTCCCGCGCTTCGGAGAGGCCGAAGGAAAGCTCATCGTCCGAAGCGGAACAAACACTAGATCAACGGCCCCAGGGAGAGGCCAGACCCGACAGTTTTCCGAAACCTGCAAAAAAAGCGCAGAGAGTACCGTTGGCGAAGTTTTTAATCATCGCCTTGTTTATCGTGGCCACCGCTGGTGGTGGCTATGCCTTGTTCCTCAATGCCCCTGTAAATGTCTTGAACCGTTTTGAAACCCTTTACAGCTGGGTAATTGGTCTCGACTACCGGACCGAACTTGCCAAACTGTTGCCATTGCCACTCGAGCCCGTTATTGAGGAAGACATGGCAGAAGAAGACCTAGCAGAAGAAGATGAACAGACACCAGTGCAACCCCAATCAAACGAAACGGTGGGCCTGCCTGTGGCAACGCGTGTAACCCCTCCAACGCCTGCGCCCTCAACGGACTCGTGCGGCGACATTCCTAAGATACCGTGGTGGGGTAATGCTTCCCACGAAAGCATCATCACTTACGTTAACAACAAGAACAACGGCGACTGGGACGTTTACATAGCAAAGTGGGAGCGCCAGCTATTGAAACTACGAGATATCCATTCCAGGGGTGGCACGGGTATCACCCCGATACTGGGCTCCCGGTTACACGGTCCGGCGCTGGCAGAATATATCTCGCAATTCGAGAAGAGGCTGGACGTGGCCCGTTGTTTGGCGAGGGCGTTGCAGTAG